One Natrinema marinum genomic window carries:
- a CDS encoding MBL fold metallo-hydrolase: MEVGDVREVAAGDCSDLYYLDTGMYGTSEYGAVYILDDDRPAVVDTGIGTNYDLLLEALDEVGIGRDDLEVIAVTHIHLDHAGGAGLLARDCPNADVYVPALGAAHLADPSRLVAGTKAAVGEQWEYYVEPEPIPEERIVDIEDGDAIDLGAHELRVHAAPGHAPHQVVFEDPANDAVFVADAAGIWVPQTAEIRETSPPSQFDLEGCLADVETLKALDPDVFLYPHFGPRYVGDDAGAALGEYATVLSEWVAAVEEKRDELGDDEAVVDHFAETAAMDDVWGEEKSSAEAVMNTRGVLGYLEGRE; this comes from the coding sequence ATGGAAGTCGGAGACGTGCGCGAGGTCGCGGCCGGTGACTGTTCGGATCTCTACTACCTCGACACGGGCATGTACGGGACGAGTGAGTACGGTGCCGTCTACATTCTCGACGATGACCGACCCGCGGTCGTCGACACCGGCATCGGCACGAACTACGATCTGCTGCTCGAGGCGCTCGACGAGGTCGGCATCGGTCGGGACGATCTCGAGGTGATCGCGGTGACACACATCCACCTCGACCACGCCGGCGGCGCGGGCCTTCTCGCTCGCGACTGTCCGAACGCCGACGTCTACGTCCCCGCGCTCGGAGCCGCCCACCTGGCCGATCCCTCGCGGCTGGTCGCGGGGACGAAAGCGGCCGTCGGCGAGCAGTGGGAGTACTACGTCGAGCCCGAACCGATCCCCGAAGAGCGGATCGTCGACATCGAGGACGGGGACGCGATCGACCTCGGTGCCCACGAGTTACGCGTTCACGCGGCCCCCGGTCACGCTCCTCATCAGGTCGTCTTCGAAGATCCGGCGAACGACGCGGTCTTCGTCGCCGACGCCGCCGGTATCTGGGTGCCCCAGACCGCGGAGATCAGGGAGACCTCGCCGCCCTCGCAGTTCGACCTCGAGGGCTGTCTCGCCGACGTGGAGACGCTCAAAGCGCTCGATCCGGATGTCTTTCTCTACCCCCACTTCGGACCGCGCTACGTCGGCGACGACGCCGGGGCGGCGCTCGGCGAGTACGCGACCGTCCTCTCCGAGTGGGTCGCGGCGGTCGAGGAGAAACGCGACGAACTGGGCGACGACGAGGCGGTGGTCGACCACTTCGCCGAGACGGCGGCGATGGACGACGTCTGGGGCGAGGAGAAGTCGAGCGCGGAGGCGGTGATGAACACGCGCGGCGTACTGGGCTATCTCGAGGGCCGGGAGTGA
- a CDS encoding sensor histidine kinase — translation MSHDTPGLLDLRPSALWPPQEALPRVVSGFGGLSFAFLVGWWIAFADVLEATTVVLSLALIGGPALGLVWGGYRLEHSDIDPSRYGRVLEWFFGGALGFLLINLLTMAVYPWSLAGNVSWAQFAANAGAVGGFAVGYVEARAIQREVEATAATVRAEQLADERELLTYLNDLLRHEVLNSSQIIGGHATLLRQECDDERRRDRLATIERESDDLIGVIEDVRAMLDANRGPETSSTVDLVAVLEEQLADCRVRFDTAVFEADLPDAVAVRGNKGLRWIFANLLENAVEHNDGDTARVRVTVDVTAESVTVTVADDGPGIPEANSETLFERKSDNHGLGLYFSRILANRYGGTVELAETGPDGSTFVVALPRAGGDGDAA, via the coding sequence ATGAGCCACGACACGCCGGGCCTGCTCGACCTGCGCCCGTCCGCGCTGTGGCCGCCCCAAGAGGCGCTCCCCCGGGTGGTCAGCGGCTTCGGCGGGCTCTCGTTTGCGTTCCTCGTCGGCTGGTGGATCGCCTTCGCCGACGTGCTCGAGGCGACCACCGTCGTGCTCAGCCTCGCGCTGATCGGCGGGCCGGCGCTCGGACTCGTCTGGGGCGGCTACCGTCTCGAGCACAGCGACATCGACCCCTCACGCTACGGCCGCGTCCTCGAGTGGTTCTTCGGCGGCGCGCTCGGCTTTCTGCTGATCAACCTCCTGACGATGGCCGTCTACCCCTGGTCGCTCGCGGGGAACGTTTCATGGGCGCAGTTCGCCGCCAACGCCGGCGCCGTCGGCGGGTTCGCCGTCGGCTACGTCGAGGCACGCGCGATCCAGCGCGAGGTCGAGGCGACGGCCGCCACCGTCCGCGCCGAGCAGCTCGCCGACGAGCGGGAGCTGCTGACCTACCTGAACGACCTCCTGCGACACGAGGTGTTGAACTCCTCGCAGATCATCGGCGGCCACGCGACGTTGCTTCGCCAGGAGTGCGACGACGAGCGAAGGCGCGACCGGCTCGCGACGATCGAACGCGAGAGCGACGACCTCATCGGCGTCATCGAAGACGTGCGAGCGATGTTAGACGCCAACCGCGGCCCCGAAACCAGCTCTACCGTCGACCTCGTCGCCGTACTCGAGGAGCAACTGGCCGACTGCCGCGTCCGGTTCGACACTGCCGTCTTCGAGGCCGACCTACCCGACGCCGTCGCCGTCAGGGGGAACAAGGGGCTCAGGTGGATCTTCGCGAACCTCCTCGAGAACGCGGTCGAGCACAACGACGGCGACACCGCCCGCGTCCGCGTGACCGTCGACGTGACGGCCGAGAGCGTCACCGTCACCGTGGCAGACGACGGACCGGGGATTCCCGAAGCCAACAGCGAGACGCTGTTCGAGCGCAAGTCGGACAACCACGGGCTCGGGCTCTACTTCTCGCGGATCCTCGCGAACAGATACGGCGGGACGGTCGAACTCGCCGAGACGGGGCCCGACGGCAGCACGTTCGTCGTGGCGTTGCCGCGTGCGGGCGGCGACGGAGACGCCGCCTGA
- a CDS encoding cation:proton antiporter encodes MTSAGGGDLLILVAVIVALGVFSQLLSAKFRVPSVLFLIVAGVAIGPEGLNVLSIESLGGSSGLSTIVGLSVAIIVFEGAFHLKLDKLREAPAAAVRLTTIGAAIAFLGTGAAVWYFLDAHWTIALLIGALLVATGPTVITPILKVVPVRDQVAATLETEGIVNDVTAAILAVVLFEAMASRPSLDVYLQLFAERLGTGLLVGIIVATVIWALLQYVDLSPDNAPQNARLLTLAGAIVAYGAANYIFTEAGVAAAATAGLILGNAGLPYEEEIEAFKGDITLLVLSFVFITLAALLEFEQLFSLGLGGVAVVLAVMFILRPLLVFLSTRGDRFTFRETLFMSFVGPRGIIPASVATLFAIRLQETDPAGADLLVGTVFLVILVTVVLEGGFARQIAEKLDVIPMRVLIVGGGRVGRSLAERLEARGENVVLIEDDREALENLRNDGYTAREGDGTDVEVLRSAGAENARIIVAATGDDDVNLLVAQLAKSRFDVETVVARANNPSNASAFEDLGVETISAAESTAWAIDNVIERPALSNWMSELGRSGDVQEIKVTDADLVGKQVVDVGKELPNGVLIALVSRNGTNEVPSADVVLEEGDHITLIGRTEAVREAIERCGTPV; translated from the coding sequence ATGACCAGCGCAGGTGGTGGCGATCTCCTCATACTCGTCGCCGTAATCGTCGCACTCGGTGTCTTCTCGCAGCTGTTATCCGCGAAGTTTCGGGTTCCGAGTGTCCTCTTTCTCATCGTCGCCGGCGTCGCGATCGGGCCGGAGGGACTCAACGTCCTGTCGATCGAGTCGCTGGGCGGAAGCAGCGGGCTCTCGACGATCGTCGGGTTGAGCGTCGCCATCATCGTCTTCGAGGGCGCGTTTCATCTCAAACTCGACAAGCTCAGGGAAGCACCCGCGGCCGCGGTGCGGTTGACGACGATCGGGGCGGCGATCGCGTTCCTCGGAACCGGTGCCGCGGTCTGGTACTTCCTCGACGCCCACTGGACCATCGCGCTGTTGATCGGCGCGCTGCTGGTCGCGACCGGGCCGACGGTCATCACGCCGATCCTGAAAGTCGTCCCCGTTCGCGATCAGGTCGCGGCGACGCTCGAGACGGAGGGGATCGTCAACGACGTGACGGCGGCGATCCTCGCGGTCGTCCTGTTCGAGGCGATGGCCTCGAGGCCGAGCCTCGATGTCTACTTGCAGTTGTTCGCCGAGCGGTTAGGGACGGGCCTGCTCGTCGGTATCATCGTCGCGACGGTCATCTGGGCGCTGCTCCAGTACGTCGATCTCTCACCGGACAACGCGCCCCAAAATGCGCGCTTGCTCACGCTAGCGGGTGCGATCGTCGCCTACGGCGCGGCCAACTACATCTTCACCGAGGCCGGCGTCGCGGCCGCCGCGACCGCCGGACTGATCCTCGGCAACGCCGGGCTCCCCTACGAGGAGGAGATCGAGGCGTTCAAAGGCGATATTACGCTGCTCGTGCTCTCCTTTGTCTTCATCACGCTCGCGGCGCTGCTCGAGTTCGAGCAGCTGTTCTCGCTCGGGCTCGGCGGCGTGGCCGTCGTTCTCGCCGTGATGTTTATTTTGCGGCCGCTGCTGGTGTTCCTCTCGACTCGCGGCGATCGGTTTACGTTCCGCGAGACGCTGTTCATGAGCTTCGTCGGCCCGCGGGGGATCATCCCGGCGTCGGTCGCGACGCTGTTTGCGATCCGGCTGCAGGAGACCGATCCGGCCGGCGCGGATCTGCTCGTCGGAACGGTCTTTCTCGTTATCCTGGTGACGGTCGTCCTCGAGGGCGGCTTCGCCAGACAGATCGCGGAGAAACTCGACGTGATACCAATGCGTGTACTCATCGTCGGCGGCGGCCGCGTCGGTCGCTCGCTGGCAGAACGGCTCGAAGCGCGCGGTGAAAACGTGGTACTGATCGAAGACGATCGAGAAGCCCTCGAAAACCTCCGAAACGACGGGTACACCGCCCGCGAGGGCGACGGGACCGACGTCGAGGTGTTACGATCTGCCGGCGCGGAGAACGCTCGCATCATCGTCGCGGCGACCGGCGACGACGACGTGAATCTCCTCGTCGCGCAACTCGCGAAGTCGCGATTCGACGTCGAGACGGTGGTCGCCCGCGCGAATAACCCGTCGAACGCGTCGGCGTTCGAGGACCTCGGCGTCGAGACGATCTCGGCGGCCGAATCGACTGCGTGGGCGATCGACAACGTGATCGAACGACCCGCGCTCTCGAACTGGATGTCCGAACTCGGCCGCTCGGGCGACGTCCAGGAGATCAAGGTCACCGACGCCGACCTCGTCGGCAAGCAGGTCGTCGACGTCGGAAAGGAACTCCCGAACGGCGTCCTCATCGCGCTCGTCAGCCGGAACGGGACCAACGAGGTTCCCTCCGCGGACGTGGTCTTAGAGGAAGGCGACCACATCACGCTCATCGGTCGGACCGAGGCGGTCCGCGAAGCGATCGAACGCTGCGGGACGCCGGTGTAG
- a CDS encoding aldehyde ferredoxin oxidoreductase family protein, which translates to MKHVRGPLCSIDLGERTAETEAIDDLLESYIGGRALGTKLAHDRVPFDADPLGADNRLYFATGPMQHSTMSFTGRMSATGVSPLTDGLLSSNAGGFLSRNFTGTGYSAVELTGESDELVIVHVTDEGVEFEAVPDLAEATVPETCEYIEDEHGLGPEHTTVIGPAGENEVRFASIMTSKERAFGRGGLGAVLGAKNVKAITFDGDSTREVEIPPVQMQIHGEAAQADHPMKAQGTTSVAEYANMVEALPSYYFEELSFEGIDGISGDRVEEKKYKKGTCSACAFACKLPTRDEESGLETEGPEYETLMAFGSNSGIDDIVDLMKSNKLCDEYGLDTISAGDTVAAYLASEDEFGNADLIHDLVEKIAHREGVGDTLAEGVDRIHDDLGVENWTVKGMEFSAHDGRTLNGQGLAFATSNRGADHMYAEFYPYEYPLVDADDAFDKEGLEGKPPKVVELENVNAIKDSAVFCKFSRDFLSHERMETLLDADYEDLLELGGEVVAMERHFNNQRGFDSDDDALPYEIPDFEQGLAEYYDERGWNDDGTVPDAALEGGHGAPADD; encoded by the coding sequence ATGAAACACGTACGGGGACCACTGTGCTCGATCGACCTTGGCGAGCGAACGGCTGAGACCGAGGCAATCGACGACCTCCTCGAGTCCTATATCGGCGGCCGGGCGCTCGGGACGAAACTCGCCCACGATCGGGTCCCGTTCGACGCCGATCCGCTGGGAGCGGACAACCGGCTCTACTTCGCGACGGGGCCGATGCAACACTCGACGATGAGCTTCACGGGACGGATGTCGGCGACCGGCGTCTCGCCGCTGACCGACGGGCTGCTCTCCTCGAACGCCGGCGGGTTCCTCTCGCGGAACTTCACCGGAACCGGCTACAGCGCCGTCGAACTGACCGGCGAGAGCGATGAGCTCGTCATCGTCCACGTCACCGACGAGGGCGTCGAGTTCGAGGCGGTACCCGACCTCGCGGAGGCGACCGTTCCCGAGACCTGCGAGTACATCGAGGACGAACACGGCCTCGGACCGGAGCACACCACGGTCATCGGGCCGGCCGGCGAAAACGAGGTCCGATTCGCTTCGATCATGACCTCGAAGGAACGGGCCTTCGGCCGCGGCGGGCTCGGCGCCGTGCTGGGCGCGAAGAACGTCAAAGCAATCACCTTCGACGGCGATTCGACCCGCGAGGTCGAGATTCCGCCGGTCCAGATGCAGATCCACGGCGAGGCCGCTCAGGCCGACCACCCGATGAAGGCACAGGGGACGACCTCGGTCGCGGAGTACGCGAACATGGTCGAAGCCCTGCCGAGTTACTACTTCGAGGAGCTGTCCTTCGAGGGGATCGACGGGATCAGCGGCGACCGCGTCGAGGAGAAGAAGTACAAGAAAGGCACCTGCTCGGCGTGTGCCTTCGCCTGCAAACTGCCGACCCGCGACGAGGAGTCCGGCCTCGAGACCGAAGGGCCAGAGTACGAGACGCTGATGGCCTTTGGCTCGAACTCCGGCATCGACGACATCGTCGACCTGATGAAGTCGAACAAGCTCTGTGACGAGTACGGGCTCGACACCATCTCGGCTGGCGACACCGTCGCGGCCTACCTCGCGAGCGAGGACGAGTTCGGTAACGCCGATCTCATCCACGATCTCGTCGAGAAGATCGCCCACCGCGAGGGCGTCGGCGACACCCTCGCCGAGGGCGTCGACCGAATCCACGACGACCTCGGCGTCGAGAACTGGACCGTCAAGGGCATGGAGTTCTCCGCCCACGACGGCCGCACCCTGAACGGCCAGGGGCTGGCATTTGCCACCTCGAACCGCGGCGCAGACCACATGTACGCCGAGTTCTACCCCTACGAGTACCCGCTTGTCGACGCCGACGACGCCTTCGACAAGGAAGGCCTCGAGGGCAAGCCGCCGAAGGTCGTCGAACTCGAGAACGTCAACGCGATCAAAGACAGTGCCGTCTTCTGTAAGTTCTCGCGGGACTTCCTGAGCCACGAGCGCATGGAGACGCTGCTCGACGCCGACTACGAGGACTTACTCGAACTCGGCGGCGAGGTCGTCGCGATGGAACGCCACTTCAACAACCAGCGCGGCTTCGACAGCGACGACGATGCGCTACCCTACGAGATTCCGGACTTCGAGCAGGGACTGGCCGAGTACTACGACGAACGCGGCTGGAACGACGACGGGACCGTCCCCGATGCGGCGCTCGAGGGCGGCCACGGCGCGCCGGCCGACGACTGA
- a CDS encoding DUF2391 family protein — MSRPDDLLEQPTIDDVYEQLEALEETVDTADERTEVRRTMRLVDRLSHNAAVGKVITEFTRKDKAEAFVGSVIVGLPMLVEDGVITVGTHLAAHPALLLANLAFTAALVVGILYVADFREVQIHDPYVGVVPRRPVWVLVIAFATAAGLLTLWGRVRWSEPWLALCQASVVFTAMAIGGSLGDILPGED, encoded by the coding sequence ATGTCGCGGCCGGACGACCTCCTCGAGCAGCCGACGATCGACGACGTCTACGAGCAACTCGAGGCACTCGAGGAGACGGTCGATACGGCCGACGAGCGGACGGAGGTGCGTCGGACGATGCGGCTGGTCGACAGGCTCTCGCACAACGCGGCGGTCGGGAAAGTGATCACCGAGTTCACGCGCAAGGACAAAGCCGAGGCGTTCGTCGGCAGCGTCATCGTCGGGCTGCCGATGCTGGTCGAGGACGGCGTCATCACCGTCGGCACGCATCTGGCCGCACATCCGGCGCTGTTGCTCGCGAATCTGGCGTTCACCGCCGCACTCGTCGTCGGGATCCTCTACGTCGCCGACTTTCGGGAGGTACAGATCCACGATCCGTACGTCGGCGTCGTGCCGCGACGGCCCGTCTGGGTGCTGGTGATCGCGTTCGCGACCGCGGCGGGACTACTGACGCTGTGGGGTCGCGTTCGGTGGAGCGAACCGTGGCTCGCGCTGTGTCAGGCCTCGGTCGTCTTCACGGCGATGGCGATCGGTGGCTCGCTCGGCGATATTCTCCCCGGCGAAGACTGA
- a CDS encoding AMP-dependent synthetase/ligase — protein sequence MDWLDTEREYEDEVTGETTLARMFEESAERNTNRPAQKYKGGIYDRSLTDSVLPAATPGEFRTISYAEMRDIVRTLSAGFRDLGVERGDRVGLFSNTRMEWAQSDFALLSAGAVITTVYTSSSPDQARYLLDDPDADGVIVENEDLLETVLEVEDDLDLEFIVSMDEIEGYDDRDDILTLGEVYDRGEDTFDLEAYEARIDETEWDDLASLIYTSGTTGQPKGVQLTHGNFRSNVNANRKRFAPRPDRDDDVPVLDEESVAVSYLPLAHVFERTAGHFVPFASGACIAYAESPDTLQEDFSTVSPTTATSVPRVYEKIYDGIREEASGSSVSERIFEWATDVGVEYQQTDSPGALLKAKQAVADKLVFSSVREALGGEIELLISGGGSLSPELCRLYHAMGLPIFEGYGLTETSPVVSTNPPDAAKIGTIGAPISNVEVKVDESVADQAAFTDDPGEVGELLVKGPNVTQGYWNKPGATRSAFTEDDDGDRWFRTGDIIHIRPDGYLEFRDRAKQIIVLSTGKNIAPGPLEDAFAASEVVEQAMVVGDGEKFIAALLVPNTNHVRSWAEEEGIDLPEDPQAMCDNERVREYIQQEVDRVNQNFEKHETIKQFELVPQEFTEENDMLTPTMKKKRRVILERFEDRVDRLYEDA from the coding sequence ATGGATTGGCTGGACACCGAACGGGAGTACGAAGACGAGGTCACTGGGGAGACGACGCTCGCGCGGATGTTCGAGGAATCGGCCGAGCGAAATACGAATCGACCGGCACAGAAGTACAAGGGGGGTATCTACGACCGATCGCTGACCGATTCGGTCCTGCCCGCCGCGACGCCCGGCGAGTTCCGGACGATTTCCTACGCCGAGATGCGCGATATCGTTCGCACCCTCTCGGCGGGCTTTCGAGATCTGGGAGTCGAACGGGGGGATCGCGTCGGCCTTTTCTCGAACACGCGGATGGAGTGGGCTCAGTCCGATTTCGCCTTGCTGTCGGCGGGTGCGGTCATCACCACCGTCTACACGAGTTCCTCGCCCGATCAGGCCCGGTATCTGCTCGACGACCCCGACGCCGACGGCGTCATCGTGGAAAACGAGGACCTCCTCGAGACGGTGCTGGAAGTCGAGGACGACCTCGACCTGGAGTTCATCGTCTCGATGGACGAGATCGAAGGCTACGACGACCGCGACGATATCCTGACGCTGGGGGAGGTATATGACCGCGGCGAAGACACGTTCGATCTCGAGGCCTACGAGGCGCGGATCGACGAAACGGAGTGGGACGATCTGGCGAGCCTGATTTATACCAGCGGGACGACGGGCCAGCCGAAGGGCGTCCAGCTGACCCACGGCAACTTCCGGTCGAACGTCAACGCGAACCGGAAACGGTTCGCGCCGCGCCCGGACAGAGACGACGACGTGCCGGTGTTGGACGAGGAGTCGGTGGCGGTGTCGTATCTGCCGCTGGCACACGTCTTCGAGCGGACGGCGGGACACTTCGTTCCCTTTGCAAGCGGTGCCTGTATCGCCTACGCGGAGAGCCCGGACACGCTCCAGGAGGACTTCAGCACTGTTAGCCCGACGACGGCGACGAGCGTTCCGCGGGTATACGAGAAGATCTACGACGGCATCCGCGAGGAGGCCAGCGGCTCGAGCGTTTCCGAGCGAATCTTCGAGTGGGCGACGGACGTCGGCGTCGAGTACCAACAGACCGACTCGCCGGGCGCACTGTTGAAAGCCAAACAGGCGGTCGCGGACAAACTCGTCTTCTCGTCTGTCCGCGAGGCGCTGGGCGGCGAGATCGAGTTGCTCATCAGCGGCGGCGGTAGCCTCTCGCCGGAGCTCTGTCGGCTCTACCACGCGATGGGGCTGCCGATCTTCGAGGGGTACGGCCTGACCGAAACGAGCCCGGTCGTCTCGACGAATCCACCGGACGCCGCCAAGATCGGCACCATCGGGGCGCCGATTTCCAACGTCGAGGTAAAAGTCGACGAGTCCGTGGCCGATCAGGCGGCCTTCACCGACGACCCCGGCGAGGTCGGCGAACTCCTCGTGAAGGGGCCAAACGTCACGCAGGGCTACTGGAACAAGCCCGGCGCGACCCGGAGCGCGTTCACGGAGGACGACGACGGCGACCGGTGGTTCCGCACCGGCGACATCATCCACATCCGGCCCGACGGCTACCTCGAGTTCCGCGACCGCGCCAAGCAGATCATCGTCCTCTCGACGGGGAAAAACATCGCGCCCGGCCCGCTCGAGGACGCCTTCGCCGCCAGCGAGGTCGTCGAGCAGGCGATGGTCGTCGGCGACGGCGAGAAGTTCATCGCTGCGTTGCTGGTTCCCAACACGAACCACGTCCGCTCGTGGGCCGAGGAGGAGGGGATCGACCTGCCCGAGGACCCGCAGGCGATGTGCGACAACGAGCGCGTCCGCGAGTACATCCAGCAGGAGGTCGACCGGGTCAATCAGAACTTCGAGAAACACGAGACGATCAAACAGTTCGAACTCGTGCCCCAGGAGTTCACCGAGGAAAACGACATGCTCACCCCGACGATGAAAAAGAAGCGCCGCGTCATCCTCGAGCGCTTCGAGGACCGCGTCGATCGCCTCTACGAGGACGCCTGA